Proteins from a single region of Lentimicrobium saccharophilum:
- a CDS encoding DNA polymerase III subunit alpha — MHLTFNSYYSLRYGTISIGQIPGLALEAGAEAALLTDINNTSGTIDFVKACKKSGLRPMAGVEFREGNRLLYTGIAENNRGFKELNDLLTRSNLQGTPLPWPAPPFRDVLVVYPFGSRQVAEMAENEFTGVSIPDANKLPLSDYRKYPDRYLIHNPVSFADEKGYELHRYLRAIDNNLLLSRLTPEMVAGSNHMMISHDELRRIFSDYPGLIRNTERLTGRCSIDFDYHTIKNKKTFTGSMYDDRLLLEKLAAEGLEYRYGKNNREAAARVRHELDIIDRLGFGAYFLITWDIIRYSMSRGFYHVGRGSGANSIVAYCLRITDVDPIELNLYFERFLNPRRSSPPDFDIDYSWKERDDVLDYIFKRYGREHTALLGATSTFKGKSTLRELGKVMGLPKAELDRLVDDPNNPLNQDGITRHIAELGTRMTDFPNIRSIHAGGVLISEEPITCYTALDLPPKSMPVTQWDMYVAEDLRFEKLDILSQRGIGHIRDCVDIIRASSGISIDIHQVEKFKQDERVKTQLRNAETNGCFYIESPAMRGLLKKLRCDNYLSLVAASSIIRPGVARSGMMREYIRRFHDPGGFEYIHPVMKEQLSETYGVMVYQEDVLKICHHFAGLDLADADVLRRAMSGKYRSRVEFQKIIDKFFSNCREKGYPDAITNEVWRQIESFAGYSFSKAHSASFAVESYQSLFLKTYFPVEFMVAVINNFGGFYHSWVYFNEARRCGATIELPCINNSEYLNALNGKSIYMGFVHISGLESSVAENLLDERGRNGPYAGLHDFIERVHPAMEQLIILIRTGALRFTGLGKQQLLWEAHMLTGKKQPEPAAVLFRQPVRHFSLPALVHNQLEDAYDEIELLDFPVSMTYFDMLQTSFRGEINAGKLAENTGKNVRMVGVLVTIKYVRTIKNEIMHFATFFDAEGEFFDSVHFPDIARAYPFRGRGVYLLLGKVVEEFGFPSLEVSKMAKLPMKSDPRYT; from the coding sequence GTGCACCTCACATTTAACTCATATTACAGCCTGCGTTACGGCACAATCAGTATCGGACAGATACCCGGCCTGGCCCTGGAAGCCGGGGCTGAAGCCGCCTTGCTGACCGACATCAACAATACATCGGGAACCATTGATTTTGTTAAGGCCTGCAAAAAATCCGGGCTACGCCCCATGGCCGGAGTTGAATTCAGGGAGGGGAACCGCCTGCTTTACACCGGTATCGCGGAGAACAACCGCGGATTCAAGGAGCTGAACGACCTGCTGACCCGGAGCAACCTGCAGGGCACTCCCCTTCCCTGGCCGGCGCCGCCCTTCCGTGATGTGCTGGTCGTTTATCCCTTTGGCAGCAGGCAGGTTGCAGAAATGGCCGAAAATGAATTCACCGGGGTAAGTATCCCGGATGCAAACAAACTGCCATTGTCGGATTACCGGAAGTATCCCGACAGATACCTTATCCACAATCCGGTGAGCTTCGCCGATGAGAAGGGTTACGAACTGCACCGCTACCTCAGGGCCATAGACAACAACCTTCTGCTCAGCCGCCTTACCCCCGAAATGGTAGCCGGCAGCAACCATATGATGATCAGCCATGATGAACTGAGACGCATTTTTTCAGATTATCCCGGCCTGATCAGAAACACCGAACGGCTTACCGGTCGATGCAGCATCGATTTCGACTATCACACCATTAAAAACAAAAAGACCTTTACGGGCAGCATGTACGATGATCGCCTGCTGCTGGAGAAACTGGCGGCAGAAGGGCTGGAATACCGGTATGGAAAAAATAACCGGGAAGCCGCTGCCCGTGTACGCCACGAACTCGACATCATCGACCGCCTGGGATTCGGCGCCTATTTCCTGATTACCTGGGACATTATCCGCTACTCCATGTCAAGGGGATTTTATCACGTGGGGCGCGGCAGCGGGGCCAACAGCATCGTGGCTTACTGCCTCCGCATTACCGATGTGGATCCCATAGAACTTAACCTCTACTTTGAACGATTCCTCAATCCCAGGCGCAGCAGCCCACCCGACTTCGACATCGACTATTCATGGAAAGAGCGCGACGATGTGCTTGATTACATCTTCAAGCGCTACGGACGCGAACATACGGCCCTGCTTGGCGCCACATCCACCTTCAAGGGTAAATCGACGCTGCGCGAGCTCGGCAAGGTCATGGGTTTACCCAAGGCCGAACTCGACCGCCTGGTGGACGATCCCAACAACCCGCTGAACCAGGACGGCATCACCCGGCACATTGCAGAACTCGGCACCCGCATGACCGACTTCCCGAATATCCGCAGCATACATGCCGGCGGGGTGCTGATTTCGGAAGAGCCCATCACCTGTTACACGGCCCTTGACCTGCCTCCCAAATCCATGCCGGTTACCCAATGGGATATGTATGTGGCTGAAGACCTGAGGTTTGAAAAACTGGATATCCTGAGTCAGCGCGGCATCGGGCATATCCGCGACTGTGTGGATATCATCAGGGCAAGCTCCGGCATCAGCATCGACATCCATCAGGTGGAAAAATTCAAGCAGGACGAAAGGGTTAAAACGCAACTCCGCAATGCCGAGACAAACGGCTGCTTTTACATAGAAAGTCCGGCTATGCGCGGCCTGCTGAAAAAACTCCGCTGCGACAATTATCTGAGCCTGGTAGCGGCCAGCTCCATTATCCGCCCGGGGGTGGCCCGCTCGGGAATGATGCGCGAATATATCCGCCGTTTTCACGATCCCGGCGGATTTGAATACATACATCCCGTGATGAAAGAGCAACTCAGCGAGACTTACGGCGTAATGGTATATCAGGAAGATGTGCTGAAGATATGTCATCATTTCGCGGGGCTCGACCTGGCCGATGCCGATGTACTGCGCCGCGCCATGAGCGGCAAGTACCGTTCAAGGGTGGAGTTTCAGAAAATCATTGACAAGTTTTTCAGCAATTGCAGGGAGAAAGGGTATCCCGATGCCATCACCAATGAAGTCTGGCGGCAGATTGAGTCCTTCGCCGGTTACTCATTCTCCAAAGCGCACTCCGCTTCTTTCGCCGTGGAAAGCTATCAGAGCCTCTTCCTGAAAACATATTTTCCGGTGGAATTTATGGTTGCAGTGATCAATAATTTCGGGGGATTCTACCATAGCTGGGTCTACTTCAACGAAGCCCGCCGCTGCGGAGCAACCATAGAACTGCCCTGTATCAACAACAGCGAATACCTGAATGCCTTGAACGGTAAATCCATTTACATGGGATTTGTCCACATTTCAGGCCTTGAAAGCAGCGTTGCTGAAAATCTGCTGGACGAACGCGGGCGCAACGGCCCCTACGCCGGGTTACACGATTTCATCGAAAGGGTACACCCGGCCATGGAGCAACTGATTATCCTGATCCGGACAGGCGCCCTCCGTTTTACGGGCCTGGGCAAACAACAACTGTTGTGGGAAGCCCATATGCTCACCGGCAAGAAGCAGCCGGAACCGGCCGCGGTCCTTTTCAGACAACCGGTCAGGCATTTCTCCCTGCCCGCCCTGGTGCACAATCAGCTCGAAGATGCCTACGACGAAATTGAACTACTCGACTTCCCGGTCAGCATGACTTACTTCGATATGCTGCAAACCAGCTTCAGGGGCGAAATCAACGCCGGAAAACTGGCTGAAAATACCGGCAAAAATGTCAGAATGGTGGGAGTGCTGGTAACCATTAAATATGTAAGGACCATCAAAAACGAAATCATGCACTTCGCCACTTTTTTTGATGCTGAGGGAGAGTTTTTCGACTCGGTGCATTTTCCCGATATCGCGCGCGCTTACCCTTTCAGGGGAAGAGGCGTATACCTGCTGTTAGGAAAGGTTGTGGAAGAATTCGGCTTTCCGTCGCTCGAAGTATCAAAAATGGCTAAACTTCCGATGAAAAGTGACCCCCGCTATACCTGA
- the dinB gene encoding DNA polymerase IV → MTNPGDNRSIVHMDLDTFFVSVERLGNSRLNGLPVIIGGMSDRGVVAGCSYEARTFGVHSAMPMRMARALCPDAVVIRGDMEQYTRYSNMVTAIIAEKAPVYEKASIDEHYLDITGMDRFFGSVKWSHELRQRIIRETGLPISLGLSVNKTVSKIATGQAKPNGELEIPRERVMPFLSPLSISKIPGIGEKTFHLLRSMGIANIDTLSRMPVEMVERLLGKNGIIIWKKANGIDPTPVEPYSERKSISSETTFEQDTINIGMINDLLLKKVEKLAWELRRKQKLASCVTVKVRYANFDTHTLQQRIPYTAFDHILLPVTRSLFNRLYQRRMLIRLVGVRFSHLVSGVQQISMFDDSPETISLYQAMDRIRNRFGQRAVTRAATMGTVVVEEDE, encoded by the coding sequence ATGACAAATCCCGGCGACAACAGAAGCATTGTGCATATGGACCTCGATACCTTTTTTGTATCGGTGGAGCGGTTGGGCAACAGCCGGCTGAACGGTCTTCCCGTAATTATCGGCGGCATGTCGGATCGTGGTGTGGTGGCCGGATGCAGTTATGAGGCTCGCACCTTCGGGGTGCACTCGGCCATGCCCATGCGGATGGCCCGGGCGCTTTGCCCCGATGCCGTGGTTATCCGCGGCGATATGGAGCAATATACCCGTTACTCAAACATGGTAACGGCCATCATCGCGGAAAAAGCTCCGGTTTACGAAAAGGCATCCATCGATGAACACTACCTGGATATTACAGGTATGGACCGCTTTTTCGGGTCGGTGAAATGGTCGCATGAGCTGAGACAACGGATTATCCGCGAAACAGGGCTGCCCATCTCACTGGGCCTTTCGGTAAACAAAACCGTTTCGAAAATCGCAACCGGTCAGGCCAAGCCCAACGGCGAGCTGGAGATTCCGCGCGAACGCGTGATGCCGTTTCTCAGCCCGCTATCCATCAGCAAAATCCCGGGGATTGGGGAAAAGACCTTTCACCTGCTGCGTTCGATGGGCATTGCCAACATTGATACCCTCAGCCGCATGCCTGTAGAAATGGTGGAGCGCCTGCTGGGGAAAAACGGCATCATCATCTGGAAAAAGGCCAACGGCATTGACCCCACCCCCGTTGAGCCCTATTCGGAGCGTAAATCCATCAGCAGTGAAACCACCTTTGAACAGGACACCATCAACATTGGCATGATCAACGACCTGTTACTGAAGAAAGTAGAAAAACTGGCCTGGGAACTGAGACGAAAGCAGAAACTCGCCTCCTGCGTTACCGTGAAGGTACGTTATGCCAACTTCGACACCCACACCCTGCAACAACGCATTCCCTACACCGCCTTCGACCACATCCTGCTGCCGGTTACCCGCAGTCTGTTCAACCGGCTCTACCAGCGGCGCATGCTGATCCGGCTGGTAGGCGTAAGGTTCAGCCATCTGGTCAGCGGTGTGCAGCAGATCAGCATGTTCGACGACTCTCCTGAAACCATCAGTCTTTACCAGGCGATGGACCGTATCCGCAACCGCTTCGGGCAGCGCGCCGTCACCCGCGCCGCCACCATGGGAACTGTTGTGGTTGAGGAAGATGAATAG
- a CDS encoding XRE family transcriptional regulator: MNIFASNIKLLRKRRGRTQDDVAFALDMKRSTLSGYENEVAQPGIEALLQLSNYYGVSVDTLLKIDLSGLRESELSQLEKGYDVFITGSKIRVLATTVDSGNNENVELVNQKASAGYRTGFADPEYIKVLPTFHMPFLSKEKKYRTFQINGDSMLPIPDGSWVTGEFVQNWNLIRDGQPYIILTLNDGIMFKVVYNLIRTESRLSLHSLNPLYEPYDVEIKDVREVWKFVHYISSAMPEPNLPKEDLTATVAALKKDMEKLKKQVASSTVLRLPFNDE; this comes from the coding sequence ATGAATATTTTTGCATCAAACATCAAACTATTGCGCAAGCGTCGGGGCCGTACGCAGGATGATGTTGCTTTTGCCCTTGACATGAAGCGGTCCACGCTGAGTGGTTATGAAAACGAGGTGGCCCAGCCCGGGATTGAAGCCCTGCTGCAGCTCTCCAACTATTATGGTGTATCGGTGGATACCCTGCTTAAAATTGACCTTTCCGGACTGAGGGAAAGCGAACTTTCGCAACTGGAAAAGGGATACGACGTATTTATTACAGGAAGCAAGATCCGGGTGCTGGCCACTACGGTAGACAGCGGCAATAACGAGAATGTGGAACTGGTAAACCAGAAGGCTTCGGCAGGATACCGGACAGGTTTTGCCGATCCTGAATATATTAAGGTATTGCCGACCTTTCACATGCCTTTTCTCTCAAAGGAAAAAAAATACAGAACCTTTCAGATAAACGGTGATTCAATGCTTCCGATTCCCGACGGTTCATGGGTTACAGGGGAATTTGTGCAGAACTGGAATCTGATCCGCGATGGTCAGCCGTACATCATTCTTACCCTGAATGACGGAATCATGTTCAAGGTTGTTTATAATCTGATCAGAACTGAATCCCGCCTGTCGCTCCACTCCCTTAACCCGCTTTATGAACCTTACGACGTGGAGATTAAGGATGTAAGGGAAGTCTGGAAGTTCGTTCATTATATCAGCAGCGCCATGCCTGAACCCAACCTGCCAAAGGAAGACCTGACAGCTACGGTTGCCGCCCTGAAAAAGGATATGGAAAAGCTCAAAAAGCAGGTTGCTTCCTCAACCGTACTCAGGTTGCCCTTCAATGATGAGTGA
- a CDS encoding PAS domain-containing protein, with product MEIDHSNGNLNAGEIPEENPEIRAKLELLELLEHTSSDVIWIMDLQLRTVYMSPSVEKNLGYTMEEYLKMPLPERLPRESYELTQKIMLTEILPVVKGEKPDTGKPVVYEMLHKHKDGRIAWGEVSINFLYNRNGEITSIMGITRNINDRKIAQQALAESREQYRQLVEKSPDWIWEIDTDNRFTYINAVAESVLGIPVKDLIGRSPFDFSDEETVENEKAWFENLKKAGLPFSGLLQVLRDRYGRQVYLDISANPNFDNNGKLKGYRGVGRDVTEKQIALRKLERLENVKNFILGLPLFALIELDDSMEIIEWSAGAIHIFGYDRNRAMVENLFLNLWEPARRKSIIATLRRKVKSSEARTVESSNIRSDGTLIRCRWFIDSRFDKMGKFSGAFLIADEITDTFRKEHLTDGLDSFTKTAGIEIFFTDLKLNLTYVSASLSDFIGKSSDGLIGQNARKIFDVASFKRIAEQGVSYAKKNLKWSDSVKFSVKGDGWIERKLEISGLSDSSGKLSGYIFLLATNN from the coding sequence ATGGAAATTGATCATTCGAATGGAAATCTGAATGCAGGGGAAATTCCTGAGGAAAATCCGGAAATCCGGGCTAAACTTGAACTGCTTGAACTGCTTGAGCATACATCCTCCGATGTAATCTGGATTATGGATCTGCAGTTGAGGACTGTTTATATGAGTCCTTCTGTGGAGAAGAATCTCGGGTATACCATGGAAGAGTACCTGAAGATGCCGCTCCCGGAACGATTGCCCCGGGAATCATATGAGCTTACGCAAAAGATTATGCTTACGGAGATTCTTCCTGTTGTGAAAGGGGAGAAACCCGATACCGGCAAACCCGTTGTTTATGAAATGCTGCATAAGCACAAAGACGGCAGGATAGCCTGGGGAGAGGTGAGCATCAACTTCCTGTACAACAGGAATGGAGAAATCACTTCCATCATGGGGATAACCCGGAACATCAATGACCGTAAAATTGCGCAGCAAGCCCTGGCCGAGAGCAGGGAACAATACCGGCAACTGGTTGAAAAATCACCCGACTGGATATGGGAAATCGATACCGATAACAGATTCACTTATATCAATGCTGTGGCGGAGAGTGTTTTAGGTATTCCGGTAAAAGATTTAATCGGAAGGTCCCCATTCGATTTTTCTGATGAGGAAACTGTTGAAAATGAAAAAGCCTGGTTTGAAAATTTGAAGAAGGCCGGATTGCCTTTTTCTGGTTTGCTGCAGGTATTGCGCGACCGGTATGGTCGTCAGGTATATCTGGATATCAGTGCGAACCCTAATTTCGATAACAATGGAAAACTGAAAGGATACCGGGGAGTCGGACGTGATGTTACTGAAAAGCAGATTGCATTGCGTAAGCTGGAGCGGCTTGAAAATGTCAAGAATTTTATACTGGGGCTGCCTCTTTTCGCATTGATTGAACTGGATGACAGCATGGAAATCATTGAATGGAGCGCCGGTGCAATTCATATTTTCGGTTACGACCGAAACAGGGCAATGGTCGAGAATTTGTTTCTGAACCTTTGGGAGCCCGCCCGTCGGAAATCTATCATTGCAACCCTCAGAAGGAAGGTGAAATCCAGTGAAGCCAGAACCGTTGAATCTTCGAATATCAGAAGTGATGGTACCTTAATCCGTTGCCGTTGGTTTATCGACAGCCGGTTTGATAAAATGGGGAAATTTTCCGGTGCGTTTTTAATCGCCGATGAAATTACTGATACTTTCAGGAAAGAGCATCTGACCGATGGCCTGGATTCATTCACTAAAACAGCCGGAATTGAAATCTTTTTTACTGATCTGAAACTGAATCTGACTTATGTTTCTGCTAGTTTGAGCGATTTTATCGGAAAATCATCCGATGGATTGATCGGTCAGAACGCCAGAAAGATTTTTGATGTTGCTTCATTCAAAAGGATTGCCGAACAAGGGGTCAGTTATGCGAAAAAGAACCTGAAGTGGTCAGATTCCGTGAAATTCTCAGTTAAAGGCGATGGCTGGATAGAGCGAAAGCTGGAAATTTCCGGGTTATCCGACAGCAGCGGAAAACTATCGGGATACATTTTCCTGCTTGCGACAAATAATTGA
- the thrS gene encoding threonine--tRNA ligase, whose amino-acid sequence MINITLPDNSVRQFPEGVTSLEIAKSISEGLARNVLSASVNGEVWDATRPLKSDARLKLFTWDNPEGKATMWHSSAHLMAEAIEQLYPGVKFGIGPDIENGFYYDMDFGDHEISAADLEKIEAKMLELAREKQVYTRKEVSKDFAIRYFTEKNDEYKLELISDLEDGQITFYESGTFTDLCRGPHLPDTGFIKAVKLLNIAGAYWRGDEKRKQLTRIYGITFPKQKELTEFLELLEEAKKRDHRKLGKELELFTFSQKVGQGLPLWLPKGAQLRDRLERFLRNVQQKAGYQPVITPHIGNVELYKTSGHFQKYGKDSFQPISTPIEGEQFMLKPMNCPHHCEIYASKPRSYKDLPIRFAEFGTVYRYEQSGELHGLTRVRGFTQDDAHIFCTPDQLKSEFIAVIDIVLHIFKTLSFKEYTAQISLRDKDNKEKYIGSDENWDKAEQAIIDSVNEAGIDAVIEYGEAAFYGPKLDFMVKDALGRKWQLGTIQVDYNLPERFDLEYIGSDNQKHRPVMIHRAPFGSMERFVAVLIEHSGGNFPLWLTPDQFIILPISEKYLDYSKKLLNLLNNSEIRGQIDERSEKAGRKIRDAELNKIPFMLIVGEKEEAEGTVSVRRHGSGDLGTFTTEAFIELINKEISEAVG is encoded by the coding sequence ATGATCAATATTACATTGCCTGATAATTCAGTAAGGCAGTTCCCCGAAGGGGTGACTTCACTCGAGATAGCAAAGAGTATAAGTGAAGGTTTGGCGCGTAATGTGCTGTCGGCCAGCGTAAATGGCGAGGTATGGGACGCTACCAGGCCATTGAAATCTGACGCCCGGCTTAAGTTGTTTACCTGGGATAATCCCGAAGGCAAAGCAACCATGTGGCATTCATCTGCCCACCTGATGGCTGAAGCCATCGAGCAGTTGTATCCCGGTGTAAAATTCGGCATTGGTCCGGATATTGAGAATGGTTTCTATTACGATATGGATTTCGGGGATCATGAAATCTCTGCCGCGGATCTTGAAAAGATAGAGGCAAAAATGCTTGAACTGGCCAGGGAAAAGCAGGTATATACCCGAAAAGAGGTATCAAAGGACTTTGCCATCCGATATTTTACCGAAAAAAATGACGAATACAAGCTTGAGCTGATCAGTGATCTGGAAGACGGTCAGATAACATTCTATGAGTCAGGCACTTTTACTGACCTGTGTCGTGGGCCGCATTTACCTGATACCGGATTTATAAAGGCTGTCAAGTTGCTCAATATTGCCGGTGCTTATTGGCGCGGAGATGAAAAGCGTAAACAGCTGACCCGCATTTACGGTATTACTTTCCCCAAGCAAAAGGAGTTGACCGAATTTCTTGAGTTGCTGGAGGAAGCGAAAAAACGTGATCACCGTAAACTGGGGAAAGAACTGGAGTTATTCACCTTTTCTCAGAAAGTTGGGCAGGGATTACCTCTTTGGTTACCCAAAGGGGCACAACTTCGCGACAGGCTGGAGCGTTTTCTGCGCAATGTTCAGCAGAAGGCCGGATACCAGCCGGTTATCACGCCTCATATCGGGAATGTTGAACTTTACAAGACTTCCGGGCATTTTCAGAAATACGGCAAAGACAGTTTCCAGCCGATTTCAACACCGATTGAAGGCGAACAGTTTATGCTGAAGCCGATGAATTGCCCGCATCACTGTGAGATTTATGCCTCAAAACCAAGGTCATACAAAGATTTGCCTATCCGTTTTGCAGAATTCGGAACAGTATACCGTTACGAACAGAGCGGTGAATTGCACGGGCTGACAAGGGTCCGTGGGTTTACACAGGACGACGCGCATATCTTTTGCACACCCGATCAGCTCAAAAGCGAATTTATTGCTGTAATTGATATTGTACTGCACATATTTAAAACCCTGAGTTTTAAGGAATATACCGCCCAGATAAGCCTGCGTGACAAGGACAATAAGGAAAAGTACATCGGCAGCGATGAGAACTGGGATAAAGCTGAGCAGGCAATCATTGATTCAGTAAATGAGGCTGGCATTGATGCTGTAATTGAATACGGAGAGGCTGCATTTTACGGTCCCAAGCTTGATTTTATGGTGAAAGATGCCCTGGGACGGAAATGGCAGTTAGGTACCATACAGGTTGACTATAATCTTCCTGAACGTTTTGATCTTGAATATATCGGAAGTGACAATCAGAAGCATCGTCCGGTAATGATTCACCGTGCGCCTTTTGGCTCAATGGAGCGGTTTGTTGCCGTTCTGATTGAACATTCAGGAGGTAATTTCCCGCTATGGCTTACTCCGGACCAGTTTATTATACTGCCAATCAGCGAAAAATACCTGGATTATTCAAAAAAACTTTTAAATCTCCTGAATAATTCCGAAATTCGCGGCCAAATTGACGAAAGGAGCGAGAAGGCTGGCCGGAAGATCAGGGATGCTGAATTGAATAAGATTCCTTTCATGTTGATTGTCGGAGAGAAGGAAGAGGCTGAAGGGACTGTTTCGGTGCGCAGACATGGAAGCGGCGATCTCGGAACTTTCACAACTGAAGCATTCATTGAATTGATAAATAAGGAGATCAGTGAAGCCGTCGGCTGA
- the infC gene encoding translation initiation factor IF-3 yields the protein MATPFRNPRGPRPFPKKKEELHQINEKIKAPVVRVVGDNVESGIYSIKDALAIAQRLELDLVEISPTANPPVCKVTDYKKFLYELKKKQKEIKAKSAKIVVKEIRLGPNTDEHDFNFKLKHAIKFLEEGAKVKVEVFFKGRSIVYKDQGEIKLLQFASLLEDYGKVEKLPLLEGKRMIMIIAPKK from the coding sequence ATAGCAACGCCGTTCAGAAACCCGAGAGGTCCGCGTCCGTTTCCTAAAAAGAAAGAGGAGCTGCACCAGATCAACGAAAAGATCAAAGCCCCTGTAGTAAGAGTAGTGGGTGATAATGTGGAGTCAGGTATATACAGCATCAAAGATGCGCTGGCCATTGCACAGAGACTTGAACTTGATCTTGTTGAGATTTCACCGACAGCCAATCCGCCGGTTTGTAAAGTTACCGACTATAAAAAGTTTCTTTACGAACTCAAGAAGAAGCAGAAGGAAATCAAAGCAAAATCGGCAAAAATTGTTGTAAAGGAGATTCGTCTGGGGCCTAATACCGATGAGCATGATTTTAATTTTAAACTGAAACATGCCATCAAATTTCTTGAGGAAGGTGCAAAAGTGAAAGTGGAAGTTTTCTTTAAAGGACGGAGCATTGTTTATAAGGATCAGGGAGAAATTAAACTGCTGCAGTTTGCCTCATTGCTTGAGGATTACGGTAAGGTTGAAAAATTACCCCTGCTCGAAGGAAAGCGCATGATTATGATCATTGCACCCAAAAAGTAG
- the rpmI gene encoding 50S ribosomal protein L35: MPKMKSKSSAKKRFDVTGTGKLKRKHAYKSHILTKKSTKRKRNLTYSAIVDSADVKNVKTMLQ, from the coding sequence ATGCCAAAAATGAAGTCGAAATCCAGTGCCAAGAAAAGGTTCGATGTAACCGGCACCGGTAAACTGAAAAGGAAGCATGCTTACAAGAGCCACATCCTTACCAAGAAATCGACCAAGCGTAAACGTAATCTTACTTACAGCGCTATTGTTGATTCTGCAGATGTGAAGAATGTAAAGACAATGCTTCAGTAA
- the rplT gene encoding 50S ribosomal protein L20, translated as MPRSVNAVASRARRKKILKAVKGQFGRRKNVWTVAKNAYEKGMVYAYRDRRQKKRNFRSLWITRINAGVREYDMSYSVFMGKLKQKNINLDRKVLADLAMNHPTTFKAIVEAIKN; from the coding sequence ATGCCAAGATCAGTAAACGCAGTTGCCTCAAGGGCACGCAGAAAAAAGATCCTGAAGGCCGTTAAAGGACAGTTTGGTCGCAGGAAGAATGTTTGGACGGTTGCAAAAAATGCATACGAAAAAGGCATGGTGTATGCATACCGTGACAGACGCCAGAAAAAACGCAATTTCCGCAGCTTGTGGATTACCCGCATCAATGCCGGTGTAAGGGAGTATGATATGTCATATTCCGTATTTATGGGCAAACTCAAGCAGAAGAATATCAACCTTGACCGTAAGGTGCTGGCCGACCTGGCTATGAATCATCCTACCACTTTCAAGGCGATCGTTGAAGCAATTAAGAATTAA